TTAATTTTATAACAAATTAGCTATTACAAGCATCAATTGATGGAccaagaaaaaatataaatataaatttatTGATATTAATTTGTCCCATATTATTTTTAGAAGACATCAATTCTTAGCAAAACGAACCAATTTCATTCACATTGTTATGCAAATATATTCAAAGTAGGACACAGGACTAGCTGACTAACCTATTGTATATAAATAAAGACCAATATCCTTCATTTTCTTGTGTCACCTTTTAAGAAAGAGGCTGGTCTGCCATCCAATAGAGATCTCTGAAAGATGTCTGGCATATGTGGAGGAATAGATATCTAACTAACAAAATGTTGCAAGAAGGCTGATTAAATTATGATAAAGGTAATTAGAGTGGGTGAGACGATGGCCCAAGGTGAAGCAATCCTGAAAAGATAGCTATCAAAAAGTTCAGCACTAATGCTTCAATATTTAAATGTCAAGCTGACATGTGCTATTCGCATTGGGTTCCCTAAATCTCATCTCTGgagatccaatttccctctcagatgATTTGCCACACTATCTATCTGTTTATTTCTCGCATGCTTAGGTGGTATCTCCTCTGCTTACTCCACTTCTGCCTTCCTGGTTAATAATAATTCCTTCAGCAGAGAATCCCTTTTAGATTTTGGGTCACAATTTATTTCTACACCTTACctttctttatttgtttcagtTTTCTATTTCACATCAATTTTATAAGTAGAATTGCAGAAAGTGAGATCTAAAACACCTGCTACATTTAATTTTATTCATGTATTCAGAATGTCAGGCAGGTGTTCGCTTAAAAAAGTTGAGTTTGAATTTAACATCTGGCTCAGGATCAGGGCCGGATTAATCTAGTAGaaaaagtagcatatgctacgggccccgcccgcactaaatgcttgcaagctgcagtctggtgaaatcagCATCTCACATTTTCACCGTATTCTCacaactgttagagtgagtttttacacttaaataaatgacttcagTCATCAGTGTTCTattctttgacaaagtactgtggattgagttcataacaatgcatttcccaaAAACTGTGAACCCAGTTTCgtttgtaacaatgcatctctgAAGCCTCTGAGCCAAGAATGCTAAGTTTACAGGTACTGTAGTTGCGAAGACACCATATCAatgctttttgaatatgaatcgtcctctatgttagcacgtaacataccaaataatgtattatggattttaacttgcattcctaaaggccatgAATGCCAGTTTAGGCATACTGGCACCAGTAGAATGAATTTAGTCAAAAGATGTGAAAATTTCAAagaattgtctatacttgtaTCTATGAACTATCCTTTGTGTTcagcaaataaatattgagccTTAATTACAAGGCggttagacctgttctgccaggggtctctgcctgctgtaaccttgttttgtcgaataaagaaactgccttGCACCTACTGGTAATGCAAtgctctgtgatttcatccacggCACAACGACAATGATCTGACAACGCTGTTGTTGtcatgtcgggggagctgcatgctgcatggtacaGTATATGTGTGCAGGCGTGTGTTGGCTCCATGCTGTGTCGTGGTCCCAATGCTTCTCATATTGGCGCCAAACAAGACCTTGCAGAGTTACAGTTGTAgcgtttgataactgacaattctttggcgtcatgttttccaaatgtagaaaatgccttgcgcatctatttgtcactcatggttaccaactgcagtggagaacgctcattttcaaaaccgaaaggattaaaaatgaactgaGGAGCACCACGGGTCacaacagattgaacaatctctcTCTAATAAGCACTGAACATGAACTTCTgtgtgaaatagacatttccggtatcatcaacaaatttgctcatgctaaatctagaaaatatAACTTTTaatttgtagttttgttacttttgacatttgaaaatgataactacatgtaagtaatactattactgaagtgtaTTATCTGGttgtatagcaaatgaaaaaattaaaCTACTTTACGATGCAAGTAAATAACTTATGTTTTAATACCTAggtgcattttttaaatttacggcctctttataacatatgctacaggccccaCACTAGCTTAATCTGGCCCTGCTCAGGATACAGTATCTTCCATTTTGTGCCTCTTACTGGAGTGGGCTCTCAGAGTAAACAGTGTATAATGCTAGAGGTAAGCTGGTGCATCAATTTAAATTGTTAaagataaatatttcaaaataaactGATATTGGGGAAGTTTTTTTAAAGGTAGTTTTAATACTTTTTTTTATTAGTTTTACATCTGTACTTGACACTATTGAATACATAAGAAAtcacagatactggaatctggagcaaaaaaaaacagctgcaggaactcaataggttaggcagtatctgtggaggaaaatggacggTTGATGTTTTGGTTTGATGCCTTCCATCCTGACTGATCGATGAAGCAGTTCAACCTGAAGCATCAACTTtgtatttcccttcacagatgctctcTGTCCCATTGAGTTTTCCCAATAGATTGTTCTTGCTTGACAATTTTGGAATCAGTTATATTGAAAGGGTGACTGAAAGATGGATTGATAACAGCTATTTATCTTTACCTTAGAATTATGCATGCATCTTTTACAAGGGATGCAAATACTCAagatggccattttattaagtacaaaaaaaaacatccagtgagcaacagttctgtgggtgaatacaccttgttaatgagagaggtcggaagagaatgggcagactggctcaaactgacaggagggtgacagtaactcaaataaccatgcattataacagaggtgtgcagaagaccatctaagaatgcacaacacatcgaaccttgaagtggatgggctatagcagcagaagaccacaaacatatactcagtggtgaTTTTATTAGCCactggaggtacctaataaagtggacactgagtataTATTCTACTTGCAGGTTTCCTCATGACCACTGCTACTGAAGCAGTAAAGCTGTGACTGGGCCCCATGGTAGAGTAGTGGCTAGCACAAAGTTATCACAGCtcgggcattctggagttcagagttcgattccAGCGCCGTTCTATCCGGAGTCtctgaacatcctctccacatggagtacatgggtttcctcagtctaaagatgtactgggtgggttaattgatcattgtaaattttccaagATTTTGTTAGGATTACTCGGGGTTGTGGAGTTGCTGGGGTGGTACTGGAAGGGCTTGCTCTGTGTGGTATCACTGAATAAAtagagatggatggatggatggatggatggatgaataaataaataaataaataaataggaatattACAGAGCTGAATGCAGTCCATACTGATCAAAAGTGCCATCTAAGCTTGTCCTATTTGCCCATGTTTGTCCatctccctctaaaccagggataACGAACCCTTTTGAGAGCATATACCCAAACTAGTGATAATCTTCTAAAAAGTTATCTTGTGTGCCATGGTACAATATTTTTaagcagagattatcattgattaataaATCAGTAACAATAATTTTGGACTTTTTAAGGCAAAAGTATGAGACCTGTTGCTCATTTACTTGCATTAATTGTTTTACTATGAATAAAAGTACAAGAgaaacagattgaaataaatgaaacatttTAGAAAATCCATTCAAAAATGATtcatattaatcttttaaaaagattGTTGAAAACTCGCATCATTTCTGAATAGTATTGTTAGTTAATCATTTACTATCCAAATATTGATGTGTACACCAGGTTGGCAAGGATTTCATAAACTTGTCATCCAACGTCATGTGTTCTCATAACTGCCTAGCTGGTACAGAGCTGGTGTGATTCGTTTCCTGTGAATACTTCTCACTGCTCTCGGGTGTAAAAAATCATTCGCTGCTTCATCATGTACAATTTTATTAGGAGTAGGGTTTAAAGAATTGTGGGCAGCACTATGTGTCATGTGACAACAAAATATTTGTCCATGCCATTTTGGGCACGCATGTCATAGGTTCACCATCTCTTCTCTTTTCCAATTTATGTACCTGTCAAAGACCTTAAAACTGTTAATGCAACCTGCACCAACCTCATCTTTTGGCAGCTCATTGCATGTACTGAACACCCTCCGGGTAAAAAAAGTTGCTCGCTaggttcctgttaaatctctctcctctcaccttaaacctatgctgtcTAGTTCTTGATTCACCAACCCTGCAAAAAGGACTGTGCATAGTGACCTTCTCTATGTCCCTCGTGAGTTTATGCACTGCTATATGATCACCTCTCATTATCCTATATTGCAGTGAAGAGTCTTAACTCACTCAGCCTCTCTTCATAACTCAGTTCCTCGAGTCTGGACTCAGTCACTCGAGTTCTGATGGTCCTGAGGAATTGTTGTTCAAGCAAATTGCACAGGTTGCCTTATGTTTATCTCATAAAgctattttaaaataaaagaaattGGTCTAAACTTAAAGTCATTACTGAGACAAATTAAGAAGCCTtagagtttggagaaagtgaaaTAGATATATAAATTGATGTTAGCTAACTTTTGTTTACTATTTTAACTCTTTTAAGTATGAATATTTGTGATCTTCCATCACTCATGAAGGACAATTCTGTCTTGTTTGAAAGAGTATTATTAAGACCCTGATACTGGACATTATTCTTTTAGGGTATCATATGTAAGCAACATAAGGCATGGGCAAAAGACTGGAGAAAGGACAGAGTTTCAGGATTCTGATAAAAATCAGACTCCCAACAAGGTACTTGTCATGAATCACAGAAGCTAACACAGAACCTTTAAAATTAGTACGtttacaggaaagaaatggatgaTTTTGGGAGGAATATTTGTGCATTAAACCTTTTTTTGCTTGAAGGCAATCTCGATCTTTAGATAGTGAGCAAATGCGGGACCAGGCGTGTTCAAGTATAGACAATTATCGAAGCAACTTACATACTGAAAGTTTTGTTAAATAACAGAATTTATtaacagatttacaaaatccaaTTACAACATAAAAACCTTATTTATAAAAGTGAGACTTTGTTAGAATTATACACTGAATGTTAGCAGTAAAAACAGTTTTTAAAGCGCCAAAATATTGTGGTATATCCACCAAAAGCTGAAACGAAAGTTCAAAAAAATCTCAACATTTACATTTCCATTTGGATTTTAAACTAATGTAGTCCGATCATATTTTATACGTGTTGCTACATAATGGCTTACAAAAAATTATTCCGTTTTGTTATAATCTCTGACGGATACATGTTAGCTTTTAGTATTAATTCGTTTCAGACACCGAAAATGCCCTTATCATTTGTTTTACAACCAGTCACTCGTTACTTTCGGGTTCATTTTATTAACCCCTTTCCCGAATCGGAACTCAACCAGTGATTTCCGCACATTTCAGTTGAAATAGAAAGAAATATGTGACTGCAATAACAGTTTAATGACTCCTTAAAAAAAGATGTACTGAGAATAAACCATCACGGGAACTTAACAGTTTGAGTGCAGCGAGTTAGCCAGTAAGACATGCGCTGTAATAGACAGCATTGCTGGCGTCCGACAGAACCGAGATGAAGCTACTTTCCTCGCATGCGGACACACCTCTAGGGTTCAGTTTCGACAGAGAGACGTGAAAGGTTTGTGCAGAGGTGTCCGGACGAGTCCTTGCCAGATTTAAATATTGGTCAAACTCACTACGATCAACATCTGTCCAAAACTCAGACGGACCAAAGTGCTCCACAGAATCAATGCGTTGCGCCTCGGGGGGAGGTGAGAGCTGCCCCAGGTGAGCAGAAATGCTGCCCTGACCTCCAGGGCACAACTGGCTGTAATAGAGATGTTGTGGATTCCTAACCAACTCACCCACGTTGGCAGAGATTTGGTCTGGGTAGGACAAGGCATCTGTCTTCTCTCTACTGTAATCTATGTGATGAGGGTAGTTTCCGAAGGAAATATTACAGTCGTCCTGCGCCTGTGACGGAAAGAACACTGGATCCAACACGTCCAAGGGAGACATCTCGGGAGTAGGCAAGCCATAGTTCTCGAACTCCGAACCCAGTCCATGCAAATCTCTGTAGTGACTAAGCGAAGGGAGTTGATGTTGGCCGGAGGATCTTCCCTGGTGTTGATTCCTGGTGAAGTTGTCGCCGCTAACTCCCTGATTGGTTCTGAGAACGGTGCCATGATTCCGAGGCAGGTTGTGCGCCAGAAGATTGGTCTCCATTCGTTTGACTTTTTTACTCTGTTTCTTCCTGCGTGGTCGATATTTGTAGTTGGGGTGATCTTGCAAGTGTTGAACTCGGAGTCGCTCAGCCTCTTCCACGAATGGGCGCTTCTCTTCAAATGGAAGCGATTTCCATGACTGCCCTGCAGAatcagagagtgagagaaaaaaacaattcaTTCACTTTATCTTGAGTGTAATATAGTACACCGAGTATAGGTTAATTAACTGTAAATGATAACTGATTGAGTTAGAAACAAATATTTAGATAAATAATCTAATTATAGCAACTTGTCATAACACCACCCTGGGAaaagtagattttttttctaaTGGAGACTGGTTTGTTTACATTTCTGACACCATGCCGGCTTTTTACCACGTCTGTTGAGATCACACACTAATCCTGAAGTTAATTTTTAACTTCGCAACATGCTATCAAATTTGCGCATTTTGAATGTAGCTGTTGCTTTACCAGACAACATAAAGCGA
The sequence above is drawn from the Mobula hypostoma chromosome 2, sMobHyp1.1, whole genome shotgun sequence genome and encodes:
- the sox18 gene encoding transcription factor Sox-18A, which encodes MSISEAEYCCVEDSPPGGSGLDTAVSPWAQSESPVSQTGLASAQPTSKVEGKGDSESRIRRPMNAFMVWAKDERKRLAQQNPDLHNAVLSKMLGQSWKSLPFEEKRPFVEEAERLRVQHLQDHPNYKYRPRRKKQSKKVKRMETNLLAHNLPRNHGTVLRTNQGVSGDNFTRNQHQGRSSGQHQLPSLSHYRDLHGLGSEFENYGLPTPEMSPLDVLDPVFFPSQAQDDCNISFGNYPHHIDYSREKTDALSYPDQISANVGELVRNPQHLYYSQLCPGGQGSISAHLGQLSPPPEAQRIDSVEHFGPSEFWTDVDRSEFDQYLNLARTRPDTSAQTFHVSLSKLNPRGVSACEESSFISVLSDASNAVYYSACLTG